The following coding sequences lie in one Zingiber officinale cultivar Zhangliang chromosome 2B, Zo_v1.1, whole genome shotgun sequence genomic window:
- the LOC122049167 gene encoding induced stolen tip protein TUB8-like, with the protein MASAEVVSAPVVVEVTVEAPDDAKVVVVEAEANAPAGEAEEVGEGADEPAAEDAVAAPEEKAVAEEEAAGEVEQLAAEAEAPPEAEESTVEEPEPAAATPEVAVPAVPAAAEGIAKEGDEAAEETVAAAPEEE; encoded by the exons ATGGCTTCTGCTGAG GTGGTATCGGCTCCGGTGGTCGTTGAGGTTACGGTGGAAGCTCCCGACGATGCCAAGGTGGTCGTTGTGGAGGCGGAGGCCAATGCGCCCGCGGGGGAGGCCGAGGAAGTCGGAGAAGGAGCCGATGAGCCCGCGGCGGAGGACGCCGTCGCGGCGCCGGAGGAGAAGGCTGTTGCCGAAGAGGAAGCGGCGGGCGAGGTTGAACAGCTGGCGGCTGAAGCAGAGGCTCCTCCGGAGGCGGAGGAGTCCACTGTAGAAGAACCAGAGCCTGCAGCAGCGACGCCGGAGGTGGCGGTGCCGGCGGTGCCGGCGGCGGCGGAGGGGATCGCGAAGGAAGGCGATGAGGCGGCGGAGGAGACGGTGGCGGCGGCACCGGAGGAGGAGTGA